Proteins from a genomic interval of Thermoanaerobacterium thermosaccharolyticum DSM 571:
- a CDS encoding class I SAM-dependent methyltransferase: protein MVNINTKSYWDNRFRSNDWILSGGEIQTKRFACEQIKFFKIPTTFDGTIVDFGCALGDAIPIYKRRFKNAKLIGFDISEEAIRKCKEKYGNIADFYQGTYLDVPKVDVIIASNVLEHLNDDKKIAEELLKKCNDLYITVPYKEVLSSCGEHVNSYDEHSFDYLNPIDYHIYKSKGLMCCNSIFIDVYVKNIIRPLLGKKIVKPKYEIIYHFQNKK from the coding sequence ATGGTGAATATAAATACGAAATCTTATTGGGATAATCGATTTAGGTCAAATGATTGGATTTTAAGCGGCGGGGAAATCCAGACAAAGAGATTTGCGTGTGAGCAAATAAAGTTTTTTAAAATACCGACAACTTTTGATGGAACAATAGTTGATTTTGGATGCGCTTTGGGCGATGCAATTCCTATATATAAGCGAAGGTTTAAAAATGCAAAATTAATTGGGTTTGATATTTCTGAGGAGGCAATTCGAAAATGCAAGGAGAAATATGGTAATATTGCTGATTTCTATCAAGGAACGTATTTAGATGTACCAAAAGTTGATGTTATAATTGCCTCAAATGTATTGGAACATTTAAATGATGATAAAAAAATAGCTGAAGAATTATTAAAAAAATGCAACGACTTATATATAACTGTTCCTTATAAAGAAGTATTAAGTTCGTGCGGTGAACATGTTAATAGTTACGATGAACATTCATTTGATTATTTGAATCCAATAGATTATCATATTTATAAATCGAAAGGTTTGATGTGTTGTAATAGTATCTTTATTGATGTATATGTTAAAAATATAATAAGACCATTATTAGGTAAAAAAATTGTTAAACCTAAATATGAAATCATTTATCATTTTCAAAATAAAAAATAG
- a CDS encoding glycosyltransferase family 4 protein, with translation MSKRVVFLRSNPVAPDPRVEKEAKSLFKHGYDVNIVGWDRTGQLNNEKLPYANITRLNIPAQFGSGIRNFPYLVKWNIYLLIWLFKNHNTYDYIHACDFDTIIPTIITKYLFKKKVVYDIFDFYSDMLRKVPSAIKKLIKKVDFFCINRVDAVIIADECRKKQIKGSNPKRLIVIYNTPEDINNYDNCFEYKEYGAQLRIAYVGLLQIERGLIEMIKVVQRHPNWMLYLAGFGGDENEILSHCSNFSNIKFYGRVNYDIALKINNSSDVMFATYDPSIPNHRFSSANKLFEAMMLGKPIIVAKNTGMDELVEKYRLGEIVEYGDMYDLENALKNFSQMNLYDRDSFSIRVKEIYNKYFSWSMMEGKLISLYEEI, from the coding sequence ATGTCGAAGAGGGTAGTATTTTTGCGTTCAAATCCTGTAGCACCAGATCCTAGAGTCGAGAAAGAAGCAAAAAGTTTGTTCAAACATGGATATGATGTAAATATTGTCGGATGGGATCGAACAGGTCAATTGAATAACGAGAAGTTACCTTATGCAAATATAACAAGATTAAATATCCCAGCACAATTTGGATCAGGAATTAGGAATTTTCCCTATTTAGTTAAATGGAATATTTACCTATTAATTTGGTTGTTTAAAAATCATAATACATATGATTATATTCATGCATGTGATTTTGATACTATTATTCCAACGATTATAACAAAATATCTTTTCAAGAAAAAAGTTGTTTATGATATATTTGATTTTTATTCAGATATGTTAAGAAAAGTACCTAGTGCGATAAAAAAGTTAATAAAGAAAGTTGATTTTTTTTGTATTAATAGGGTGGATGCTGTCATAATAGCTGATGAATGTAGGAAAAAACAAATTAAAGGTAGTAATCCTAAAAGACTGATAGTTATATATAATACACCTGAAGATATTAATAATTATGATAATTGTTTCGAATATAAAGAGTATGGTGCCCAATTACGTATTGCATATGTAGGTCTTCTTCAAATTGAGAGGGGTCTTATTGAAATGATTAAAGTTGTGCAACGCCATCCGAATTGGATGCTCTATTTAGCAGGTTTTGGGGGTGACGAAAATGAAATATTGTCACATTGCTCTAATTTTTCCAATATAAAGTTTTATGGAAGAGTAAATTATGATATAGCACTAAAAATTAATAATAGTTCTGATGTGATGTTTGCAACTTATGATCCTAGTATACCTAATCACAGATTTTCCAGTGCGAATAAGTTATTTGAAGCTATGATGTTAGGGAAACCTATCATAGTAGCTAAGAATACTGGGATGGATGAGTTGGTCGAAAAATATCGTTTAGGCGAAATCGTAGAATATGGAGATATGTATGATTTAGAAAATGCTTTAAAAAATTTTTCGCAGATGAATCTGTATGATAGAGATTCATTCAGTATAAGAGTAAAAGAAATTTATAATAAATATTTTAGCTGGAGTATGATGGAAGGAAAATTAATAAGTCTGTATGAAGAAATATAA
- a CDS encoding IS701 family transposase, which yields MSHNKRITENSSIIQYLMKLNFALYFSKPVIRHIVEFIIAATQKGYSGTVTDIVNLSFANCHRTTFGKFLSQGVWNIEYAWKAIRREVIRIIFELSQISNKPIFVIFDDTIAEKTKPSLQAKHTIQATGFHQSHLKGKQVWGHQLLTMMLSCGKVVLPCCIERYEKGGKSKIERICEMVSMLPIPKGPAYGLCDSWYINKKVIEAHFERGYHLIGALKTNRIIYPQGIRIQIKDFAQYIEKNEVHLVTVNGSNYWVYRYEGALNGIDNAVVVLCWPEKAFKNENALHAFICTNTELDTETILNYYSQRWPIEIFFRQTKNNLGLNTYQVRSTKSIDRLLWLISLTYMYCTTSDDKYCKFGQGIKKVRKEVQKQRVQWLYEQANNKVPIDEILEQLQLA from the coding sequence ATGTCTCATAATAAAAGAATAACAGAAAATTCATCAATAATCCAGTACTTAATGAAATTAAATTTTGCATTATATTTCTCTAAGCCTGTTATTCGCCATATTGTAGAATTTATAATTGCTGCCACTCAAAAGGGTTATAGTGGTACTGTCACTGACATAGTTAATTTAAGCTTTGCTAATTGCCATAGAACTACCTTTGGCAAATTTTTAAGCCAAGGTGTTTGGAATATAGAGTATGCATGGAAAGCTATAAGGCGAGAAGTTATTCGTATTATATTTGAATTATCCCAAATTAGCAACAAGCCGATATTTGTGATTTTTGATGATACTATTGCTGAGAAGACAAAGCCTTCGTTACAGGCTAAACATACTATCCAGGCAACAGGATTCCATCAATCACATTTAAAAGGGAAACAAGTTTGGGGACACCAACTTCTTACCATGATGCTATCCTGCGGCAAAGTAGTATTGCCTTGCTGCATTGAGCGCTATGAAAAAGGTGGCAAAAGCAAAATCGAAAGAATATGTGAAATGGTATCTATGCTTCCAATACCTAAAGGACCAGCATATGGACTATGTGATTCATGGTACATAAACAAAAAAGTAATAGAAGCACATTTTGAAAGAGGATACCATCTCATAGGAGCACTAAAAACTAACAGAATTATCTATCCACAAGGCATTAGAATTCAGATAAAAGACTTTGCCCAATATATCGAAAAGAACGAAGTTCACCTCGTTACAGTGAACGGTTCTAATTACTGGGTATATCGCTATGAAGGAGCCTTAAATGGCATAGATAATGCTGTAGTAGTATTGTGCTGGCCTGAGAAAGCTTTTAAAAATGAGAATGCTCTACATGCATTTATTTGTACTAATACTGAATTAGATACCGAGACAATTCTAAATTACTACAGTCAAAGATGGCCTATAGAAATATTCTTTAGACAGACAAAGAATAATCTTGGACTAAATACGTATCAAGTACGCTCAACAAAATCAATAGATAGATTATTATGGCTTATATCATTGACATACATGTATTGTACGACTTCAGACGACAAATATTGCAAATTTGGACAAGGAATAAAAAAGGTTCGCAAAGAAGTACAAAAGCAGCGTGTTCAATGGCTATATGAGCAAGCTAATAATAAAGTACCTATTGATGAAATTTTAGAACAACTACAGTTAGCATAG
- a CDS encoding glycosyltransferase family 4 protein, translating into MLSFFLIYSKLIKQNKYDIVHVHLFPAQYFCSLASLFTKDTKFIFTEHNSFNRRRNYVIFRIFDYISYLPYAKIVCVSNMTKNDLINWIPTISNKALTIYNGIPLEDKKEDNIKYDLILVGSMRSNVKGIDILLKSIKSIEDHINKVAIVGDGILKDELINLRNNLGLEDKVDFLGNRKDINNLLEQSKIFILPSRWEGLPVSILEAMSKAKPIIATKVGGIPEILEDGKTGLLVEPENEIDLAKAIKELLNNYDYAKKLGETGYNVVKNKFSIEIYSDNLYKLYNDLIN; encoded by the coding sequence TTGTTATCATTTTTTCTCATCTATAGTAAATTAATAAAGCAAAACAAGTATGATATTGTTCATGTGCATCTTTTTCCAGCACAATATTTTTGTTCATTAGCTTCATTGTTTACGAAAGATACTAAATTTATTTTTACTGAGCATAACTCGTTTAATAGGCGTAGAAATTATGTTATATTTCGTATTTTTGATTATATTTCATATTTACCATATGCCAAAATAGTATGTGTTAGTAATATGACTAAGAACGATTTGATTAATTGGATTCCAACTATATCAAATAAAGCTTTAACAATATATAACGGTATTCCCCTTGAAGATAAGAAAGAAGACAATATTAAATATGATTTAATATTAGTTGGATCAATGAGAAGTAATGTAAAAGGTATTGATATTTTATTAAAATCTATAAAAAGTATTGAAGATCATATAAATAAGGTTGCAATAGTAGGTGATGGTATTTTAAAAGATGAATTAATAAATTTAAGGAATAACTTAGGACTAGAAGATAAAGTTGATTTTCTTGGAAATAGAAAAGACATTAATAATTTATTAGAACAATCTAAAATATTTATTTTGCCATCCAGATGGGAAGGACTACCAGTTTCAATTTTAGAAGCAATGTCAAAAGCTAAACCAATTATAGCAACTAAAGTTGGTGGAATTCCAGAAATATTAGAAGATGGAAAAACCGGCTTATTAGTTGAGCCAGAAAATGAAATTGATTTAGCAAAAGCCATTAAAGAATTATTAAATAATTATGATTATGCGAAAAAATTAGGTGAAACTGGGTATAATGTTGTAAAAAATAAATTTTCAATTGAGATATATAGTGATAATCTATATAAATTATATAATGATTTAATAAACTGA
- a CDS encoding glycosyltransferase family 4 protein: MKKILFIATVESHILNFHIPFIQYFQNKGCEVHVATKLGNRQDELKKLGIVCYDIDFERSPYSFSNLKALNQLIKIMREDKYSLIHVHTPVGAFLGRLAAKITGTKPVIYTAHGFHFYKGASIKNWLIYYTMERLAAHWTDGLITMNDEDYNAAKRFKLRKSNAVFYVHGVGLDIDKYNISDKNERKQTRKAFGFGEKDIVILTVAELNANKNHKQILDSLIKLKSLDNVYYLIVGIGEYECYLKKYVEENGLSGKVKLLGFRLDIPDLLNISDIFALTSMREGLPRCIMEAMAAGKPVVATDVRGNRDLVKDGTNGYLVPLDDVNATVDALQNLIESEDLRKKMGDEGRKIIQDYSIDKVLKEMDEIYRRLFI, from the coding sequence ATGAAGAAAATTTTATTTATAGCAACAGTTGAATCACATATATTAAATTTTCATATTCCTTTTATACAGTATTTTCAAAATAAAGGATGTGAAGTTCATGTTGCGACGAAATTGGGAAATAGACAAGATGAACTGAAAAAATTAGGAATTGTATGTTATGATATTGATTTTGAAAGATCCCCATATTCATTTTCTAATTTAAAAGCACTTAATCAGTTAATAAAGATAATGAGAGAAGATAAATATTCTTTAATTCATGTTCATACACCTGTTGGTGCTTTTTTAGGACGATTAGCTGCAAAAATAACAGGGACAAAACCTGTGATTTATACAGCTCACGGTTTTCATTTCTATAAAGGAGCATCAATAAAGAACTGGCTTATTTATTATACCATGGAGCGTTTAGCTGCTCATTGGACTGATGGTCTTATAACAATGAATGATGAAGATTATAATGCGGCAAAGAGATTTAAACTAAGAAAAAGTAATGCTGTTTTTTATGTTCATGGTGTTGGACTGGATATTGATAAATATAATATAAGTGATAAAAATGAACGAAAACAAACGAGAAAAGCTTTTGGTTTTGGTGAGAAAGATATTGTGATATTAACTGTTGCAGAATTAAATGCAAATAAAAATCATAAACAGATATTAGATTCATTGATAAAATTAAAGAGTCTTGACAATGTATATTATTTAATTGTAGGGATAGGTGAATATGAGTGTTACTTAAAAAAGTATGTAGAAGAGAATGGGTTAAGCGGTAAAGTTAAATTATTAGGTTTTAGACTTGATATACCAGATTTATTAAATATTTCGGACATATTTGCTTTGACTAGCATGAGAGAGGGCTTACCAAGATGCATAATGGAGGCAATGGCAGCAGGAAAACCGGTTGTAGCAACAGATGTAAGAGGAAATAGAGATTTAGTAAAGGATGGAACAAATGGCTATTTAGTGCCTTTAGACGATGTAAATGCGACTGTTGATGCTTTGCAAAATTTGATTGAAAGTGAAGATTTAAGAAAGAAGATGGGAGATGAGGGGAGGAAAATTATTCAAGATTACTCTATTGACAAAGTCTTAAAGGAGATGGATGAGATTTATAGAAGATTATTTATTTGA
- a CDS encoding sugar transferase has translation MGFPILYRQTRPGLNRKPFKIYKFRTMNNERDKYGNLLPYEERLTTIGKVLRSTSLDELAELNYLMC, from the coding sequence ATGGGTTTCCCAATTTTGTATCGCCAGACTCGACCAGGATTAAATAGGAAGCCTTTTAAGATTTATAAATTTAGAACTATGAATAATGAAAGAGATAAATATGGTAATCTGTTACCTTATGAAGAGAGATTAACAACGATAGGTAAGGTCCTTAGAAGTACAAGTCTTGATGAACTAGCAGAATTGAATTATTTAATGTGTTAA
- a CDS encoding HD domain-containing protein: MWDLKEKLWEIRDPIYGFIEINEWERDIINHPVFQRLRRIRQLALTDLVYPGAVHTRFEHSLGVMHVATKVFDNIVNECKDMLKSEYGLKEDGLNKIRTIIRLAALLHDVGHAPFSHAGESIMPHKDNGKLYKHEDYSSAIIKTVFKELIEDHKLNNNYDIKAEEVAAFVVKDYKVLKKFFFWVDIISGQVDADRIDYLLRDSYHIGVQYGIFDLKRLLKTIVIVKTEDRPILGFKEGGLHVAESLILARYYMFTQVYFHHTRRAYDHHIANAIREILLKLNYNDGKLKPPNNEENIKDYLEWDDWKVGNLIKENKELYDCEKILKREHDRCVYHTNEVPDIDDLKKFDDIYHSISCEIDECFVDEAEKSFYNIGNDDIKILKEDESGEIVVRSLSELSNVVNNIKTVRQKRIYVPLIFQEKAINILKKEGLYSGE; this comes from the coding sequence GTGTGGGATTTGAAGGAAAAGCTATGGGAAATTAGGGATCCGATTTATGGATTTATCGAAATAAATGAATGGGAAAGGGATATAATAAATCATCCAGTTTTTCAGAGGTTGAGAAGGATACGCCAATTGGCATTGACAGATTTAGTATATCCAGGTGCTGTACATACAAGATTTGAACATTCGCTGGGGGTTATGCATGTAGCCACTAAGGTCTTTGATAATATCGTTAATGAATGTAAAGACATGCTGAAATCAGAATATGGCTTAAAAGAGGATGGATTAAATAAAATAAGAACAATAATAAGATTGGCAGCACTTTTGCATGATGTAGGACACGCACCTTTTTCCCATGCAGGTGAAAGTATAATGCCACATAAGGATAATGGCAAATTATATAAGCATGAGGATTATAGTAGTGCAATAATAAAAACTGTTTTTAAAGAGCTAATAGAAGATCACAAATTAAACAATAATTATGATATTAAAGCTGAGGAAGTTGCTGCATTTGTAGTTAAAGATTATAAAGTTTTAAAGAAATTTTTCTTCTGGGTAGATATAATAAGCGGACAAGTGGATGCAGATAGAATAGATTATCTTTTAAGAGATTCGTATCATATAGGAGTACAATATGGTATTTTTGATCTTAAAAGATTATTAAAAACAATTGTAATTGTTAAAACAGAAGATAGACCTATTTTAGGATTTAAAGAGGGTGGACTTCATGTTGCGGAATCATTAATACTTGCAAGATATTATATGTTTACGCAAGTATATTTCCATCATACGAGAAGGGCGTATGATCATCATATTGCAAATGCAATTAGAGAAATTTTATTAAAATTAAATTATAATGATGGTAAATTGAAACCACCTAATAATGAAGAAAATATTAAAGATTATTTGGAGTGGGATGATTGGAAAGTTGGCAACTTAATAAAGGAAAATAAAGAATTATATGATTGTGAAAAAATATTAAAGAGAGAACATGATAGATGCGTTTATCATACTAATGAAGTCCCTGATATAGATGATTTAAAAAAATTTGATGATATTTATCATAGCATATCTTGTGAAATTGATGAATGCTTTGTTGATGAAGCAGAGAAATCATTTTATAATATAGGAAATGATGATATAAAAATATTAAAAGAAGATGAAAGCGGTGAAATTGTTGTAAGGTCGTTATCAGAATTATCTAACGTTGTTAATAATATTAAAACTGTAAGACAAAAACGAATATATGTACCACTTATATTTCAAGAAAAGGCGATTAATATTTTAAAGAAGGAGGGATTATACAGTGGAGAATAG
- a CDS encoding type II toxin-antitoxin system antitoxin SocA domain-containing protein, whose translation MENREFIRYASIVHIIKETEKYEYRLGRTALVKLIYILQEKFNVPIGYDFSLYTYGPFSKEILDDLDYLSYLDAAKIKMNNERYNILPGEDSAMEYIYEKAGQFIEENKDTISDVVKEFGQLSAKSLELITTIHYVINDYKESNINFTKEDISKLIHEIKPYFSEDEIIKKIDELESSNFVKLI comes from the coding sequence GTGGAGAATAGGGAATTTATAAGATATGCTTCTATAGTACATATAATTAAAGAAACAGAAAAGTATGAATATAGGTTGGGAAGAACAGCATTAGTTAAATTAATTTATATATTACAAGAGAAATTTAATGTGCCTATTGGATATGATTTTAGTTTATATACATATGGCCCTTTTTCAAAAGAAATATTAGACGATCTTGATTATTTATCATATTTAGATGCTGCAAAAATAAAGATGAATAATGAAAGATATAATATATTGCCAGGTGAAGATTCGGCGATGGAGTATATCTATGAAAAAGCTGGGCAGTTTATCGAAGAAAATAAGGATACTATAAGTGACGTAGTTAAGGAATTTGGACAATTATCGGCAAAATCACTTGAATTAATTACGACAATACATTATGTTATAAATGATTATAAAGAAAGTAATATTAATTTTACAAAGGAGGATATATCAAAACTTATACATGAAATTAAACCATATTTTAGTGAAGATGAAATTATTAAAAAAATAGATGAACTTGAATCAAGTAATTTTGTGAAGCTTATATAA
- a CDS encoding sugar transferase: protein MRIHINKFFKLSKFFVFIVDLLLVHIGFIIAYILRFSLNPPMINLIPYYELIPVITLSTILLFNIYGLYTISRKTYSDILFSLIISLILLQIITTASTFFTRQFAFPRSIFFIAFFIQLISLSIWRYFVQNIRKYVHGEKNIMIIGDDVTAEKLAKKLIISSKGWYDIRYILEPEKFLSNKEYVKEIDAVYICDKIHEEIKSDIISEAIKFKKHIFIVPDFKDILLTKSQFIQFDDVPTISINYPTLTAEQKIIKRIGDVMLALIGLIISSPFMLIISLFIKLTSPGPVIYSQTRITENEREFKVYKFRTMVKDAEKMTGPVLATDNDPRITKIGKILRATRLDELPQLLNVLKGDMSFVGPRPERPYFVRQFEEQYPSYRYRHNVKAGITGLAQVLGKYTTDADDKLRLDLIYIMNYSVWLDIKILLLTLKIALTKEASSGIKDDMTLEELLKSMDYNVYNEFGVTKLEK from the coding sequence TTGAGAATACATATAAATAAATTTTTCAAGTTAAGCAAGTTTTTTGTTTTTATAGTTGACCTGTTATTAGTACATATAGGTTTTATAATTGCATATATATTAAGGTTCAGTTTAAATCCGCCAATGATAAATCTTATTCCATACTATGAATTAATACCTGTTATTACGCTATCAACAATTTTATTATTCAATATTTATGGACTCTATACCATTTCGCGAAAAACATATAGCGATATTTTGTTTTCATTGATTATTTCCTTGATTTTATTGCAGATAATAACGACAGCATCAACCTTTTTTACAAGGCAATTTGCTTTTCCGAGAAGTATTTTTTTTATTGCTTTTTTTATACAGTTAATTTCATTGTCAATTTGGAGATATTTTGTTCAGAATATAAGGAAGTATGTTCATGGCGAGAAAAATATAATGATCATTGGCGATGATGTGACAGCAGAGAAATTAGCAAAAAAATTGATAATAAGTTCAAAAGGTTGGTACGATATAAGATACATATTAGAACCTGAAAAATTTCTAAGTAATAAAGAATATGTTAAAGAAATAGATGCGGTATATATTTGCGATAAAATACATGAGGAGATTAAGTCGGATATTATTTCAGAAGCTATTAAATTTAAAAAACATATATTTATTGTGCCGGATTTTAAAGATATTCTTTTAACTAAATCACAATTTATTCAATTTGATGATGTACCAACGATTAGTATTAATTATCCAACACTTACAGCAGAACAAAAAATAATAAAGAGAATTGGCGATGTAATGTTAGCATTAATAGGTTTAATAATTTCGAGTCCATTCATGCTTATAATTTCTTTATTTATTAAATTAACGTCTCCAGGACCGGTAATATATAGTCAAACTAGAATTACTGAAAATGAACGAGAATTTAAAGTATATAAGTTTAGGACAATGGTTAAAGATGCTGAAAAAATGACGGGCCCTGTATTAGCTACAGACAATGATCCGCGTATAACAAAAATAGGCAAAATATTGAGAGCAACAAGGCTCGATGAACTGCCGCAGCTATTGAATGTTTTAAAAGGTGATATGAGCTTTGTTGGTCCTAGACCAGAAAGACCATATTTTGTAAGACAGTTTGAAGAGCAATATCCGTCTTATAGATACAGGCATAATGTTAAAGCAGGTATTACCGGGCTTGCACAAGTTTTAGGAAAGTATACTACAGATGCTGATGATAAACTGAGGTTAGACCTTATTTATATAATGAATTATTCTGTATGGTTAGATATAAAAATATTACTATTAACTTTGAAAATAGCATTAACAAAAGAGGCGTCATCTGGAATAAAAGATGATATGACTTTAGAAGAATTGCTTAAATCTATGGATTATAATGTGTATAACGAATTTGGAGTAACAAAACTAGAAAAGTAG
- a CDS encoding SDR family oxidoreductase, whose amino-acid sequence MNILVTGGAGFIGSNIVDLLIDNGYDVIVVDNMSTGKKENINKKARFYNVDITDNDLYKVFEDEKIDYVIHHAAQIDIQRSINDPVFDAKVNIIGTINLLECCRKFDVKKIVYASSAAVYGDPEYLGVDEKHRVNPISYYGISKHTPEHYIKVYNELYGLKYTILRYANVYGIRQDPKGEGGVISIFIDKMLSGKNPVIFGDGNQTRDFIYVKDVAKANLLALENGDNEIINISTNKATTINELVNIMNKIMNASLKPIYAEPRKGDIVHSYLDNKKAKDVLGWKPDYELEDGLKETVEYYRLKYANDEVAADKGKLRR is encoded by the coding sequence TTGAACATATTAGTTACAGGTGGAGCAGGTTTCATAGGATCAAATATCGTAGATCTTCTTATTGATAATGGATATGATGTTATTGTTGTTGACAATATGTCTACAGGTAAAAAAGAGAACATAAATAAAAAAGCTAGATTTTATAATGTAGATATTACAGATAATGATTTATACAAGGTATTTGAAGATGAGAAAATTGATTATGTAATACATCATGCAGCACAGATAGATATACAGAGGTCTATAAATGATCCGGTCTTTGATGCTAAAGTAAATATTATAGGCACGATTAATTTGCTAGAGTGCTGTAGGAAATTCGATGTTAAAAAGATTGTTTATGCTTCTTCAGCAGCAGTATATGGTGACCCAGAGTATCTAGGAGTTGATGAAAAACACAGAGTTAATCCCATATCGTATTATGGCATCTCAAAACATACACCAGAGCATTACATAAAAGTGTACAATGAACTATATGGTCTAAAATATACAATATTGAGATATGCCAATGTATACGGTATAAGGCAGGATCCTAAAGGCGAAGGTGGAGTAATATCGATATTTATAGATAAGATGCTGAGTGGGAAAAATCCTGTGATATTTGGAGATGGCAATCAGACGAGAGATTTTATCTATGTAAAAGATGTAGCAAAGGCAAACCTTTTAGCACTTGAAAATGGTGACAATGAGATTATAAATATAAGTACAAATAAAGCTACGACTATAAATGAACTTGTCAACATTATGAATAAAATCATGAATGCTTCTTTAAAACCTATTTATGCTGAGCCTCGCAAAGGAGATATAGTACATAGTTATCTTGACAATAAAAAAGCAAAAGATGTGCTTGGATGGAAACCGGACTATGAATTAGAAGATGGACTAAAAGAGACGGTAGAATATTATAGGCTAAAATATGCAAACGACGAAGTAGCCGCTGATAAGGGAAAATTGAGAAGGTGA
- a CDS encoding mannose-1-phosphate guanylyltransferase translates to MITGVIMAGGKGERFWPKSRIKMPKQFLKLYGDRTMIQQTVDRLKRLMPIKNIFVVTNIDYAGLISDQIPELPTENILIEPMGKNTAACIGLAALHTERLDKDSIMVVVPSDHVIKDEETYLGVLKTAIEKAKSGNNLVTIGIKPLHPETGYGYINFRKITHEILNNNPVHKVERFVEKPDYDTAVKYVESGNYLWNSGMFIWKTSTILNAIKEYMPQLYSALNVIREHFDSDEIEKVLYEEYSKLESISIDYGIMEKAKNVYVVPGDFGWDDVGSWTSIERLYEKDENGNVIKGNVVSVDTKKCIITGSDKLIATLGIEDVIVVDTEDALLICSKDKAQNVKEILKELKEKNSEYL, encoded by the coding sequence ATGATAACAGGTGTAATCATGGCAGGGGGAAAGGGCGAAAGGTTCTGGCCAAAAAGCAGGATAAAGATGCCAAAGCAGTTTTTAAAGTTATACGGCGATAGGACTATGATTCAGCAGACTGTGGATAGGCTAAAGAGACTTATGCCAATTAAAAATATTTTTGTCGTTACAAATATAGATTATGCAGGCTTGATTAGCGACCAGATACCAGAGCTTCCGACAGAAAATATATTGATAGAGCCTATGGGTAAGAATACTGCAGCTTGTATAGGTCTTGCAGCACTACATACAGAAAGGCTTGATAAAGATTCTATCATGGTGGTAGTGCCATCTGATCATGTGATAAAAGATGAAGAGACATATTTAGGAGTATTGAAAACCGCAATAGAAAAAGCAAAATCAGGTAATAATCTTGTCACAATAGGTATAAAGCCGTTACATCCGGAGACTGGATATGGATATATAAACTTTAGGAAAATAACACATGAAATATTAAACAACAATCCTGTACATAAAGTAGAAAGATTCGTAGAAAAGCCGGATTATGATACAGCAGTGAAATATGTAGAAAGCGGAAACTACCTGTGGAATAGCGGCATGTTCATATGGAAGACATCTACAATATTAAATGCGATAAAAGAATATATGCCACAATTATACAGTGCATTAAATGTTATAAGAGAACACTTTGATTCAGATGAGATAGAAAAAGTATTATATGAGGAATATTCAAAACTTGAGAGTATATCGATAGATTACGGCATAATGGAAAAAGCGAAGAATGTGTATGTAGTGCCGGGAGACTTTGGTTGGGATGATGTAGGAAGCTGGACATCAATAGAAAGGCTCTATGAAAAAGACGAGAACGGCAACGTCATAAAAGGCAATGTCGTAAGCGTAGATACAAAAAAGTGTATCATAACGGGAAGTGATAAACTCATTGCGACTTTAGGCATAGAAGATGTGATAGTAGTAGATACGGAAGACGCACTTTTAATATGCTCAAAAGATAAAGCACAGAATGTGAAAGAAATATTGAAGGAGTTGAAGGAAAAAAATAGCGAGTATTTGTAA